In Altererythrobacter aquiaggeris, the genomic stretch ATTTATCCGCGCAGTTCTGCGCCCAGCTTGGCCGCTGCTGACATAACCTTCTCTGTAACCGCCTTGAGATCGACATCGGCAAAGCTTTTCTCGCCTGGTTGAAGTGTCACCTCCACCGCGAGTGATTTTTTACCGTCGGGAACGCCTGCACCGCGGAAATCGTCGAAGATCCGCGCGCTGACAATGATCGATTTGTCTGCCCCTGTGACCGCCCTGACCAGATCGGCTGCGGGCATAGCCTCGTCCACCAGGAATGCAAAGTCACGAGTGACGGATTGTAGCGCAGGGGGTGCGTAGGCAGCGCGCGCAAATCTGGGTGGACCATTTTTTGCCGGAATGGCATCGAGGAATATCTCGGCCGCCACGACAGGGCCATCCAGATCAAACGCCGCCAGTGTCCGGGGATGCAGGGCGCCGAACCGGGCCAACACATTCTTCGGGCCAAGCCGCGCTGTGGCTGACTGACCAGGATGAAACTGGTAACCAGCCTCGCCCATGATTTGCAGCTTCGGCACCGGCGCACCGGCTTCGGACAATAACGCAAGCGCTTCGGCCTTTGCGTCGAACGCCCCGAACGGGACCGCCCTGCCGCCATCCGCCGAAGTGGACCAGCGGCGCGGTTCCTTCTCGCCCGCCAGCACCAGCCCCAGCGTCAGCCTCTCGTCGCTGGAGCCATCCGCATTGCGGAAATACCGGCGGCCGATTTCAAACAGCCGCAGCGATGTCGCGCCGCGATCCATATTGCGTTTAACCGCTGATAACAGACCGGGCATGATCGACGGCCGCATGGCCTTCATATCTTCGCTGATCGGGTTTTCGAGCACCCACAAATCCTGGCCCTCGACCGCAAAATGCTCCGCTTCGGCAACTGGCAGGAACGACCAGGTGATCGCTTCGTGCATTCCGCGCGACGCGGCAGCGCGGCGCAAACGGCGCTCCAGTTTCTGGACATCGGTTGCAGTCGGCGGTGCCACCCCGTCCGGCCGGTCCAGCGCAACACTTTCGACATTGCCAAGCCCGTGAATACGGACGATTTCTTCGACCAGATCGGCAGCGCCGTCGATATCGGGGCGCCAGGTTGGAGCGGAAACATTCCAGTTGCTGTCGGCATCAAAGCCCAGCGCGGCAAGGATCTCTCGCTGCCGGTCCTGCGAAACCGCCACGCCGCCCAGCCGTTGTGTCAATGCCGCATCGAAGGCGATAATCTTGCGCTCCAGCGGCGGGTTGCCTGCATGGACTATCTCTGACGGCTGACCCCCGCAAATGTCGAGTATCAGCGTCGTCAAAATTGCAAGACCGTCGTCAAGAAAAGCCGGATCGACACCGCGCTCGAAACGCGTGCGGGCATCGGACGTCAGACCAAGTTTTCTCCCCGTGGCGCCGATACGCTCGGGGTCGAAATACGCCACTTCGAGCAGAACGTCGGTGGTGGTTTCGGAACATCCGGAATGCTCGCCGCCCATAATACCTGCAATATCGTGCACACCGCGATCGTCGGCGATTACCGTCATGTTGGAGTCGAGCACATATTGCTTTTCGTTAAGCGCGGTCACGATTTCCCCATCCTCCGCGCGCCGGGCAAAAACAGCGCCGTTCAGCTTCGCCAGATCATAGGCGTGCGACGGGCGGCCAAAGGCCAGCATCACATAGTTGGTGATGTCGACCAGTGCCGAAATCGGGCGCTGGCCCGCACTGATCAGCCGGCGCTGCATCCAGTCTGGTGATGCACCATTGGTCACGCCCTTGATGCTGCGACCATAAAAGGCCGGACAACCTTCGGGATCGTCCGTGCGGATTTCAGAGGCACAAGGATGCGTGCCTTTAATGTGAGTGGGTACAAATGGCTTGAGCTTGCCCAGCCCCGCTGCAGCAAGATCGCGTGCGACGCCGAATACACCCATGCAATCAGGCCGGTTCGGGGTGATCGCCACATCGAACACCGGATCTGAACCTGAATAATCCGCGAAACTGGCGCCAACCGGAGCGTCGTCGGGCAGTTCGATGATGCCATCATGCTCATCGCCCATTTCAAGTTCGCGGACCGAGCACATCATGCCGTTGCTTTCGACGCCGCGAATGGCGCTTTTTCGGAGTTCCATGCCGTTTGCAGGTACGATCGCGCCGGGCAGACCAAGCACGCCTATCATCCCTGCTCGCGCATTGGGCGCTCCGCAAACAACCTGCAAAGGGTCGCCTGCGCCTGTATCGACGCTCAACACTTGCAACTTGTCCGCGTCCGGGTGTTTCCCGGCGGTAAGGACTTTGGCCACGCGAAAACCGGCGAACCGCTCGGCGGGATCTTCGATACCTTCAACCTCGATCCCGATTCTGTTCAGCTTGTCGGAAATTTCCGCCACGCTTGCATCGGTTTCGAGAAAATATTTCAGCCAGGACAGGGAAAATTTCATGCCGGTGCTCCCACGCCAGCCGAAAGTGTCGGCTGGTCAAATGGCGCAAATCCGTAATGATCGAGCCACCGGTGGTCGCCATCGAAAAACGCGCGTAAATCGTCCATTCCGTATTTGAGCATCGCGAGGCGGTCTACACCCAGGCCAAAAGCAAAGCCCTGATATACGTGCGCATCGAGCCCGGACATTTCAAGTACCCGGCGGTTGACCATTCCGCTACCCAAAAGCTCCATCCAGGCATGGCCGGGCGCATCGCCGCTGCCGCCCAGAACACGGCGGCCGTCTTCCATGGCAAAACCGACATCGACTTCGACCGACGGTTCTGTGAAGGGGAAATAGGACGGCCGCAACCGCAGCACGATGTCATCACGCTCGAAGAAGGCTTTCAGGAAAGTTTCGAGTGTCCATTTGAGATGGCCAAGATGGATGTTCTTGTCGATCACCAACCCTTCGATCTGGTGAAACATGGGTGTGTGCGTGGCATCGCTGTCGCTGCGATAAACGCGCCCCGGCGCGATAATGCGGATCGGTGCACCGCCGCCATGTTCTTTCACTATCGCTTGCATCGTGCGGACCTGCACGGGCGATGTGTGCGTGCGGAGCAGCATACGCGTGGCCCCGTGCTTGCCGCCTGCATTCCGGTCAGGGAAATAAAACGTATCGTGCATCGCGCGTGCCGGATGGCTTTCGGGCATGTTGAGCGCGGTAAAATTGTGCCAGTCATCCTCGATTTCGGGGCCGGTCGCAACGGCGAAACCCATATCGGCAAATATCTCTGCAAGCTCGTCCAACACCTGGCTGACCGGGTGAACGCTGCCGCGCGGACTTTGCCGAGCGGGCAATGACATATCGAGCGTCTGCGATGCCAGTTGCCGTTCAAGTGCCGCATCGTCGAGCGCCGACTTACGTTCGGCAATCGCGCCCGCAACCGCGGCGCGCAAATCCTGGATTTTCGGACCTTCTTTTTGGCGCTGTTCGGGTGTCATCTTGCCAAGCGTTTTGAGCAATGCGGATACCGATCCCTGCTTGCCGAGATATTCTACTCGCAATGCTTCCAGCGCATCGGCGGTTTCTGCCGCAGCAATCCGCGCGGGTGCAGTGGTGCCCAGCTGTTCAAGTTCACTCATTGTTACTATCCGAATTTCTGTTTCGCGCCCCCTCTATAAGCGGGGCAGCCGCTTCGCAACGTCTGTCCGGTTTTTGGGCAACTGGTCAGCGGTGCTATTTACGCCTCCCGATTAGCGAGGGGCGCAGAATGCAGTTAATGCTAAAAAAATAGCTACTGGCGTCGTATTCTTACAATAGTTCCCAAGCATTCCGATCTATCAGGCCCTTGGAGCCGTTAATTCGGCCAGAAAATTTCATGGTTTTTGGGGGGCAATTGAACCTTTGGGTTCTGACCGGAGACATGAAATTGTTCGCCGCCCTGCACGGGTGGGCGCGCGAACAAGAAGCGCGGAAAGTCTTTAGGCTTTCCGCGCTTCTTTATTGTTGGGCTTCAAGCGCTGGCAGTTATTTATGCGCCGCCCCATCGCGGCGTTGGCAAAACCAACCTGCCGCAATAAAATTTCCCTCCGCCAACCGGAAACCAGAACGGGCGCGAACCTTTGCTGGTTCGCGCCCGCTAATGACTTGCCGGAAAAGCCCCTAGCTTAAGCCGGGAGGGATTTCTTGGCTGCTGCAATCACCGTAGCGAAGGCCGCGCTTTCGTTCATGGCGAGATCGGCCATGACCTTGCGGTCAAGCTCGATGCCCGCGAGCTTTACGCCGTGCATGAACTGCGAATATGTCAGACCTTCAGCGCGGACAGCCGCGTTGATGCGGGCAATCCACAGCGAACGGAATGTCCGCTTTTTGATTTTGCGATCGCGATATGCGTACTGGCCGGCCTTTTCGACGGCCTGACGAGCAACGCGAATGGTGTTTTTACGGCGACCGCGATAGCCCTTGGCCTGATCGAGTAACCGTTTGTGTTTCTGGCGCGTGGTAACGCCGCGTTTAATGCGTGGCATGCGTTTCTACTCCTGCCTCAATCGAGCCCGTAAGGGGCCCATTTTTTCACTGCTGCGTGATCGGCCTTGGCAAGCACGTCGGTGCCGCGGTTCTGGCGGATATATTTTGCAGAGTGGTGGGTCAGACGGTGGCGCTTTCCAGCGACGCCGTGCTTGACCAGTCCTGTGGCAGTGAGCTTGAAGCGCTTCTTCACGCCGCTCTTGGTCTTCAGCTTGGGCATTTTTGTCTCCTGTTCGAAACACGTCCTGTCAGCCCTGGCAGCCCTATCGGCCAGGCCAACAAATGGAATCACGTGTAAGTGAAGAGCGCGCCTATATAGTGCCGGCGCAGGAAATCAAGCGATTCGGCGCCCAGTGACGGCCAGCGATGTGCTGCGCTGCGTACGTTATCGCATCGCCTCAAGCGCTTCTTCAAGCCGTGCGGGCTCACCCAATGCCAGAACGCGGCCATCGCTATCCGCATCAAGCGGATTGCCTTGCCAGTCGGCCATCAGCCCGCCTGCGCCTTCGACAATCGGAACCAGAGCAGCATAATCATACAATTTGAGGCCGGATTCGCAGACAATATCGATGTTGCCCGATGCGAGCAGTCCGTAATTATAGCAATCACCGCCCCAGATTACAGTCTTGGAAGTCTGCGCGGCCAACGACATGAACGCCGCAGCATCCGCGTCGGAAAAATATTGCGGTCCGGACGAAGCGAGCGTTGCTTCCGATAATTCGCGGCACGCGCGCACCCGGACGGGATCGCCGTTCAACGTGGTGGGTTTACCGATTTGCCCGGCCCACCGTTCACCGGCGACAGGCTGGTCGATGATACCCAGCACTGGCCAGCCGTCCTGTAGCAGCGCGATAAGCGTTCCGAATATCGGGCGGCCAGCCATGAAACTGATCGTACCGTCGATCGGATCAAGCACCCATTGGCGCCCGGCCCCCTCGTTCCGTGTCCCGTATTCCTCACCGATGATACCGTCATCGGCGGCGGCGCTTTCGAGGATGGCGCGCATTGCCGCCTCCGCGGCTTTGTCAACTTCGGTAACCGGCGAAGCATCGGCCTTGCGTTCATGTGACCAACTGCCGCGGAACCGTGGGCGGATCACGGCGCCCGCCGCGTCCGCCAACCGGTTCGCCAGGATCAAGTCTTTGGATAAATTCATGGTATTACCGCTTGCCTTTAGGCGCCCTGGCAGGTCAAGAACTTAAAACTCAAACCTAAGGCGGGCCGCGACCTACTTGTCTGACAAGCAATTAAACAATGATCCCTTGGGTGTCGTTTCGGCATTGGCCGCGACGCATGATGGTCAACCTCTGTCGTTTAACCGTGCTCCGGCAGAAGATTTGGCGCCGTGGGTCGCGCGCATCCACACAACCAAGGCAATCGTGGAGCCTGGACGCGTGATCATGTGCGGGATGTTCGCAGATGTGTCTGTGCTACGCCTATTATTGCAGGGCGACTGGCACGCGGAAACTGCGGATGGCCCCAAATTATTCAAGCGGGCTGCGCTGTATTTCGGCCCGCATTCGAAACGTATGCCGGCCAGCGTCAGAGGTGATTTCGCAACGGTTGCTATCGCACTGGTGCCAGGCGCGGCACACGCCCTAAGCGGCCTCAAGGTGACCGACTTCGTGGACCGTATCGTCGATTGCTCCGAAATTGGGCTTGATAGCCAGAATTTGCTCGGCCTCATCCAGGAAAGTGAGCCGCCAGACCAATGGCTGATTGCATTGGAAAATCATATGCGATTGGTCGTGGAACAGGCAGGCGGAGCCTTACCCAATGCAATCACAAGCGCATTTGACGCTGCAGCACTTGCCAATCCCAACACGAAAGTCGGCGAATTTGCGCGGCGCGAAGGGATCGAAAGGCGCCAGTTGGAGCGAATTATCAAGCGCGACTTTGGAATGCCTCCAAAGCAGGTCCTTCGCCGCGCCCGCATACTCGATATGGCCGCGTATCTTCGCGGCGTGGCCGACAGCGATGAAGCCGAGGAAATAGCGCTTCGCTATTTCGACCAGTCGCACCTTAACCGCGACTTCAATGCGCTGTTCGGGATGACCCCCATGCAGTTTGTCCGAACACCCCAACCACTCATGACTATCGCGCTCGAATACCGTCAGGCTCGCAGAGTAGAGGCACTAAAGCGGGTGCCGCCCGGTGATATCAAGCCTTGGCAAGCCTCCGCTATAGATTAGTCGAACAATGAACTGACGCTGCTTTCGTCGGCAATCCGGCGCACAGCTTCACCAACCAGCGAAGCGACAGGCAGGATCCGGATGCTCTTGGAATCCTTTGCTGCATCGGTTGGCAGGATTGTGTCGCAGATCACCAGTTCCTTCAGCGCTGAATCG encodes the following:
- the pheT gene encoding phenylalanine--tRNA ligase subunit beta; this encodes MKFSLSWLKYFLETDASVAEISDKLNRIGIEVEGIEDPAERFAGFRVAKVLTAGKHPDADKLQVLSVDTGAGDPLQVVCGAPNARAGMIGVLGLPGAIVPANGMELRKSAIRGVESNGMMCSVRELEMGDEHDGIIELPDDAPVGASFADYSGSDPVFDVAITPNRPDCMGVFGVARDLAAAGLGKLKPFVPTHIKGTHPCASEIRTDDPEGCPAFYGRSIKGVTNGASPDWMQRRLISAGQRPISALVDITNYVMLAFGRPSHAYDLAKLNGAVFARRAEDGEIVTALNEKQYVLDSNMTVIADDRGVHDIAGIMGGEHSGCSETTTDVLLEVAYFDPERIGATGRKLGLTSDARTRFERGVDPAFLDDGLAILTTLILDICGGQPSEIVHAGNPPLERKIIAFDAALTQRLGGVAVSQDRQREILAALGFDADSNWNVSAPTWRPDIDGAADLVEEIVRIHGLGNVESVALDRPDGVAPPTATDVQKLERRLRRAAASRGMHEAITWSFLPVAEAEHFAVEGQDLWVLENPISEDMKAMRPSIMPGLLSAVKRNMDRGATSLRLFEIGRRYFRNADGSSDERLTLGLVLAGEKEPRRWSTSADGGRAVPFGAFDAKAEALALLSEAGAPVPKLQIMGEAGYQFHPGQSATARLGPKNVLARFGALHPRTLAAFDLDGPVVAAEIFLDAIPAKNGPPRFARAAYAPPALQSVTRDFAFLVDEAMPAADLVRAVTGADKSIIVSARIFDDFRGAGVPDGKKSLAVEVTLQPGEKSFADVDLKAVTEKVMSAAAKLGAELRG
- the pheS gene encoding phenylalanine--tRNA ligase subunit alpha, with product MSELEQLGTTAPARIAAAETADALEALRVEYLGKQGSVSALLKTLGKMTPEQRQKEGPKIQDLRAAVAGAIAERKSALDDAALERQLASQTLDMSLPARQSPRGSVHPVSQVLDELAEIFADMGFAVATGPEIEDDWHNFTALNMPESHPARAMHDTFYFPDRNAGGKHGATRMLLRTHTSPVQVRTMQAIVKEHGGGAPIRIIAPGRVYRSDSDATHTPMFHQIEGLVIDKNIHLGHLKWTLETFLKAFFERDDIVLRLRPSYFPFTEPSVEVDVGFAMEDGRRVLGGSGDAPGHAWMELLGSGMVNRRVLEMSGLDAHVYQGFAFGLGVDRLAMLKYGMDDLRAFFDGDHRWLDHYGFAPFDQPTLSAGVGAPA
- the rplT gene encoding 50S ribosomal protein L20 encodes the protein MPRIKRGVTTRQKHKRLLDQAKGYRGRRKNTIRVARQAVEKAGQYAYRDRKIKKRTFRSLWIARINAAVRAEGLTYSQFMHGVKLAGIELDRKVMADLAMNESAAFATVIAAAKKSLPA
- the rpmI gene encoding 50S ribosomal protein L35: MPKLKTKSGVKKRFKLTATGLVKHGVAGKRHRLTHHSAKYIRQNRGTDVLAKADHAAVKKWAPYGLD
- a CDS encoding inositol monophosphatase family protein; protein product: MNLSKDLILANRLADAAGAVIRPRFRGSWSHERKADASPVTEVDKAAEAAMRAILESAAADDGIIGEEYGTRNEGAGRQWVLDPIDGTISFMAGRPIFGTLIALLQDGWPVLGIIDQPVAGERWAGQIGKPTTLNGDPVRVRACRELSEATLASSGPQYFSDADAAAFMSLAAQTSKTVIWGGDCYNYGLLASGNIDIVCESGLKLYDYAALVPIVEGAGGLMADWQGNPLDADSDGRVLALGEPARLEEALEAMR
- a CDS encoding helix-turn-helix domain-containing protein, with translation MSDKQLNNDPLGVVSALAATHDGQPLSFNRAPAEDLAPWVARIHTTKAIVEPGRVIMCGMFADVSVLRLLLQGDWHAETADGPKLFKRAALYFGPHSKRMPASVRGDFATVAIALVPGAAHALSGLKVTDFVDRIVDCSEIGLDSQNLLGLIQESEPPDQWLIALENHMRLVVEQAGGALPNAITSAFDAAALANPNTKVGEFARREGIERRQLERIIKRDFGMPPKQVLRRARILDMAAYLRGVADSDEAEEIALRYFDQSHLNRDFNALFGMTPMQFVRTPQPLMTIALEYRQARRVEALKRVPPGDIKPWQASAID